GAAGTTAGCGGGAGCCTTAGAAAAATCGAATAAATATGATGGACCTAGCCTAATCGTTATACCTATTGACTATCGAGAGAATAAGCTGTTAACGAAACGTCTTGGCGAAATAACATGTAATATTTAACCAAAATTAATTGTTAAACAAAAATTTCAGAGTTATTTACTTTTGATAGTGAACGTCAGTTTACTATTTAGAGTGCTTATTAACTAATAGTGAGGAATATTATGAACAATCAAAAAACACGTAGAGAAATCTTAAAGTATATGGCGGCCACAGCAATAACTAGCGCCTCAATATCTAAAGCTCAATCCAATGATAAAATTAACCCAATAAAACAAGGCAGCCCAATTGTAAAGCTGGGGGTGACTGATTTAAGTTTCCATCGAGTAACCGGTGCCGTTGTCGCACATGTCATGAATCTATTGGGCAAACAAGTAGTGAGATCTTATGACTTACATGAAGAAAACTTTAATCGTCTAAAGAATGGATATGTCGACTTTGTAAGCTCTGCTTGGTTGCCCCATAGTCATGGTATTTATAAATCAAGCGTCGAAGAAAACATTGCCACTCTTGAGTTAGGTTTACACTATGAGCCTTATGCCTTCTGGGGAGTGCCTGATTATGTTCCAATTAACGAGTTAGAAAGTATAGAAGACCTAACAAAGCCAAAAGTCATTGCTAAAATGCGCCCCATTATTCAAGGGATTGGAGAAGGTGCAGGTATTACACGATTTTCTAAAAATATCATGAAAGAGTACAATCTGACGCCTCATGGATATGAGTTTAAAACTGGTACGCAAGCAGATTGCATTTCAGCATTTGAAGACGCTGTTTCAGTGAAAGACTGGGTGATAGTCCCTTTATGGCATCCACAGTTCTTACATCATCAATATAGAATCCGAGAATTAAAAGATCCCAAAAAACTACTCGGTGGTAAGGATCGAGCAGTACTACTAGCAAGAAAAGATAGTCTTTACCTTCATTTTTCACCACAGGAGATATCCGTCTTAGATAACATTCATCTCACAAACGATATTATTTCCGAAATAGACTATAGTGTTAATCGACTTAATTTGACAGAAGATGAAGCAGCAAAAAAATGGTTGCAAGAAAATACGGAATACTTATCTAAGTGGTTAGAGCCTTTAGGGTGATTGAAGCTAATGCGTTTATTTACCCATCTTTTCTAAGCTCAAGGATGGGTAATTTAAATAGTATGGTAACAATGCCCATAACATAATAACTTAACTGTTCTTCACTAACTTTAGTCAATCCCTACTTTGGTTTATTTAATCATGATCAGCGCGCCACGATTCTGTCCTGATTGGCGTGGGGCCGTGACTGAAACCCCGCTTGTGTGTAAAGTTGCAATCAGTATCATATTCTGGCGATCGGACTTATCAAATAGGCAAAGGACATGGATGAACAATCGACATTAAAGGTGGGTGACCGCTATCAGTATGCGGGGTTTTGGTCTCGTGTGGGGGCCGCCGTGATTGATACGGTGATCCTTTGTGTGCTGACGTACCCGATACTCGTCGCCGTATACGGTTGGGCGTATTTTGAGAGTGACGCCGTGATCCAAGGCGGCACGGACTTCGTGCTGAGTTGGCTGTTCCCACTCATCGCGGTGCTGAGTTTCTGGGTGTATCGTCAAGCGACACCTGGGAAAATGGCCATTCGTGCCAAAATCGTGGATGCCAACACCGGTGACAAGCCGTCGTTGCGACAGTACCTCATTCGATACCTGGGTTATATTGTCGCGACGCTCCCTTTGGGCCTTGGTATTCTCTGGGTGGCCTGGGATAAACGCAAACAAGGTTGGCACGACAAACTGGCCAATACGGTGGTGATTGGCGACAAAGAGCGCACCGCCGAGGTGGCGTTTTCTTCCAACTCAGACACCTGATTGCTTACGCTGAGTGGCAAGCGCCGCGTCTCTCATCGCTGCGTTGCCGACTCACTCTGACGGGGAGGCAGAACTTTCCCGCTGCGCGGTAACAACGCCACTTACCCGATTGGGATCATGAAATCGACAGCAGAGCGAGCGCTGTTGGACACCCTCGTTTTATTTTGTTGACGTGTTACACACGGCAATTAAAGCATTGGGACTAACCCCGTTGTTTTGCTGAAGGACGCTCAGGCGTACACGGGCCATAGATACACTAAGTAGTACAGAATATTTTGCTATTCTGTTTAGGTTATTTATCATGTCGAATACACTCAAAACGTTACTCATCGATGCGTTGGAAGCCCTCGTTGAATTGCACCATGATGATCCGATCATGTTGGCGCAAATTGACGCAGAACTTGCCGGGCGCAGCTCACGCCAGCGAAACAGCGCGCTGAGAGCCCGCATTCAAGCGCTGATTTCCTCCCGTACCGTCACCGAACCCCAAGCGCCAACGCCCTTGTTAACGCCCACTTCAATGCCTTGCCAGCGCGCCTATCGTGATGCCCCGATCGCGTATCCTGATCACTTTATGGGATCGGCGTTTGAAACGATGCGTCAGAAACTGTTAGACATCTCGGGTAGCCGCTCGCGCTTGCTCAACTTAGACCAAACAAGTCGCGCGTTTGTCCGCGTGGTCGACGAGCTGCCGGACGAACTGGCCAAACGGCTGTTATCGGAACAATCGATGCAACTGACGCCCGTGCCCGAGCCAACCTTAGATGAATTGATCGCTCATGGCTATGTGCAATGGGATGACGCGCAAGGCAAGTATCTGCAAAACAAAAAGCCGCCCGAGGCGAAAGAGTGGGCGGGCTTGCTCGGGATCGACCACCAGTACACCTTGCCAATGCCTGACGCGCGGGCGAAAGACGGCAGACACAGCGACGGTTACCTGCAGTCGCTGCTGTTTGAAGCGCCATTGCATCGCGCTGTGAAAAAATTGGCGAGCGAGGCCAAAACGGCGATCGAAGAAACTGGCAACAACATCTTGTTTCTGTGTCTGGGGTTTTTGGAATGGGTGGATCAGGCAGACAGCAGCAAACCGCGATTGGCCCCTTTGTATATGCTGCCGGTCAGTATTGAAAAAGACTACCGCAAAGGGGTGGTGACCTATCACATCCAATACAACGGCGAAGACATCATTCAGAACCTGATCTTACATGAAAAATTGCTGCAAGAGTTCGGTCTGACGCTGCCAGATCTGGTGGATCCCGACAATGAAGATCGGTTACTGACACCGGAAGAGTACTTTGAGGCGGTGAGCGCGTTGCTGGCTCGCAAGCACAATGACGTGGTGGTGCGAGAGTGGGCGGTGCGCCGTTATGCAACGCTTGCCACCTTAAGTTTGGGCAAGTTATTGATGTATCGCGATCTTGACCCGCGCAACTGGCCTGATGGCGCCGATAACCTACTGGAGCACGATGTCATTCGCCGCTTCTTTTACGATGGTGAACTCACCGCCAGTGACGGGATGGGAACGCAAGGCAATGGCCGTGATGACAGTTATGTATTGGATGACGTCGCGGATCTTCACGACGATTTCCCGATGATTGAAGACGCCGACAGCTCGCAGATGAGCGTGGTGATTGACGCGTTAAACGGCAAAAACCTTGTGGTCGAAGGCCCGCCAGGCACCGGGAAATCCCAAACCATCACCAATCTGATCGCTGCGGCGCTGTCACAGAAAAAAAGCGTGCTGTTTGTGGCGGAAAAGCAAGCCGCGCTGGAAGTGGTAAAACGTCGTATGGATAAGACCGGATTGGGGGACTTCTGTCTTGATCTCCATAGCGACAAGGCAAAAAAACGTCTGGTTCTGGATGAGTTCAAACAGCGACTGTCGAATGCGCCCCATTTTCACTACTCGCACAGCGAATACGGCCGCGAGGTGGAGCGTTATGAAAGGGCACGCGAGAAGCTGCAGTGCTATGTGCAGTGGATTAACCGCGAGTGGAAACAGACTGGCCTGACGATCCATGAAATCCTCATGGCGGCGACGCGCTACCAAGAAGCGGTCTCGCCCCTCAAGTTCAATGATGTGGCGCCTGAATCGCTCACCGGAGACCAGTTCTCGGTGGGGGCGCTGGACGACAAGCTTGAGCAGCTCGAGGTGTTTTATGATTACTTAAGCCGCGTCAGTCAGCAATTGCCAGACGCCGGCAATTGGGCCTCCCACCCTTGGTTTGGGGTGGAGAACAAAGCCTTGTCCGGTCACGATCCTGATCAAGTCTGTCAAGTGCTGGCGCAGTGGAATGACGCCTTGATGGTCTGGCGCGATCGCTTGGTCGACGTCACTCACCAGCATCACCTGACCATTCAACCTCACCTCTCGCTGACGGAGCTCGATGCGCTGATCACGCAGTGGTGCGCTATCCCGCTGCCCCATCGTCACACCGATATCCCCGCGCTGGCCAAGCTGACCGTCAGTACGAGTGAGGCGCTGGACGCGTTTGTGGCGCAGCACCAGCAAGCTGCGCAGTGGTATGGGGAGCTCAGCGGCACCTTCACCTCAGGGCTGGTTAACGATTTGGCGTGTATTGATGAGGTGGAGGCGGCGCTGCGCGGCTTAGCGCAGTTAGGCGTGGATACGCAAACCCACTTTGATGATCTTGCGCGGGCATTAACGCAACTGGCAGAGATGATGGAGCGCCTTGGCCACATCGAGACGTCTTACCGCGAGTTGTCACCGCATCTACCGGAGGCTATCCAGCCCTTGCTGGCCACGCATTGGTCTGGGCTGAAAGAGCTGGAAACCTTTCTTTCCCTCGCGGCGTCTTTACCCGCGCAGCACCTTGGTGCGCGGGACGCGCTGTTCGACAACGAAGCCTTGCCCGAGTTTATGCGCAGCTTTGTCGAAGAGCACCACGCTCTAGTGACGCAAGGTAACGCATTGGCGCAGACGTTTCTCATCGACGCGTTGCCCTGCGTTGAACTCTTACAGCAATACGCGGCTGAGCTGGCGCAAACCACGTGGTGGTCATGGCTACAGCCTTCATGGCGAGCGACCCAACAAGCGGTGCGCCAGTTTACGCGAGCCGCGACGTTTGAGCCCCATGCCATGGCCACGCAATTGAGCGCGGCGGCGGACTGGTCGGCGAGGCGCACCGGCTTTGCCGAGGACACAAGAAACAATCAACTGCTGAAACAGCATTTTCATGGCCTCGACACCGACGTCGACTTAGTGTCGACCATGGCGCTTTGGTATCAGCGGGTTCGGACTGAGTATGGGATTGGGTTTGGTCAACGCGTGGCCCTCGCGCAAGCTTTGTTCACCCTGCCGGTAGAGGTGTTTCGTGGCTTGCAAAGCTTGTATGAGCACGGTTTGGTCATCGAGCTTGAAGCGCTGAGAAAAGCGCGGCAACGACTCGCGTCGGTGCTGACGTCGGTGGAGTGTTTGACGCAGTCTGAGATCGTGTTAGGCGCCGAGCCTTACCCGTTGACTCAGCTACACGAGAGCTTCTCCCACCAACTGGCCTTGTGCCAGCACTACCTGCTGGATGCTGGGTTATCGCAGTCTCAGTTGCGCGCGCAAATCAAGGTGTGTCAGTCGCTGCGTGATTTGCTGGATGACATGCCGGACCATGACGTGTGTGCGCCAATTTTCTCTGAGCCGTTGGACCTTTCGGTTACTAAGACTGGCTCAACGCCGGTGGGGCTCGAGGTGATCACGGACACATTAAGCTACGCTGCAAAAGTCAAACGGGTGTGTGGTCAGGGTCAGATCGCAGCCTTGATCCAGCGCCAATCGGATCCCCAATCGATACACGCGCTGCAGGCGTTAGGGGAGACGTTGGCCCAAGAGTGGCGCCAAGTGCTGGACGCGGAGGCGCAATTTATCGCCCTGACGGGCGCGCAGCGCGCCTGTTGGTTGCAACACAGCGGCGACGGTCTCAGCGCAGTGATTGAGCGTAACCAACGTGCGCTCCACAGTGAGCAGTGGCTTGATGGCTGGCTCAAGTACTTGTTTGCCAAGCAGCGCATGGAAACGGGCGGCTATCGCTTGCTCAATCGCTATTTGAGTCAGCAGCCTCATTCAATCACGTTCGCCCAAGACGCGATGAAGTTTGCGACCTATCAGTGCCTCGCGCGGGAAATCTATCAAACTCAGCCGGAGCTGTCGCAAATGTCCGGTCATGAGCAAACGGCCCTTCAGCAGCAGTTTGCCAAATACGATGAGCAGCTTAAAGTGTGGCAACGGCGGCGAGTGGCCGCCCGCGCTGCCGATCGCCCCGTACCTGCAGGCACCCGCGGCGCGAAGGCGAGCAGTTATTCAGAGCAGGCGCTGCTGCAACGAGAGATCGACAAGAAGACCCGACACATCTCGATTCGCAATTTGGTGACGCGCGCGGGTAGAGCGATGCTCGCCCTCAAGCCGTGTTTTATGATGAGTCCAATGGCGGTGGCAAAATACCTTCCGCCAGGTCAACTGGATTTCGATCTGGTGATCATGGATGAGGCGTCTCAAGTGAAGCCGCAAGACGCGTTGAGCTGCTTCGCACGTGGCAAGCAGATTGTGGTGGTGGGTGACTCGAAGCAGCTGCCGCCCACCGCGTTTTTTGAAAAGTCGCTGTCCAATGACGTAAACGCTCACGGGGACGAGACGGGGGTGATTGATGAAGCGGAGAGTATCCTCGATGCGGTGAGTGCCTATTTTGATAAACGGCAACTGCGTTGGCACTATCGTTCGCGCCATGGCAGCTTGATCGAATTTTCAAACCACAAGTTCTATCACGGCAATCTGGTGGTGTTTCCTTCGCCTTATGATCAGTGTGAGGACTACGGCATCAAGTTCCACCTCATTGGAGAAGGGCGCTTCATTAACAACGTCAACCAAGGTGAAGCGCACGAAGTGGTCGCGGCGATCAAAACGCACCTGATGCAACGTCCTCATGAAAGCTTAGGCATCGTGGCAATGAACTCTAAGCAGCGCGATCTGATTGAAGCCAATCTGGAGTCCGCCATTCATCAAGATCCGAGCTTGCGAGCGGCGTACCTAGCAAACCTGAAGAGCGACGATCCCTTGTTCATTAAAAACCTGGAAAATGTCCAAGGGGATGAGCGAGATGTGATTTTTATTTCTTTTACCTACGGCCCACAAGAAATAGGTGCGACCGACATTCCACAGCGCTTTGGCCCAATCAATGGGGCCAGTGGATGGCGCCGCTTGAACGTGCTATTTACGCGCGCCAAGCAGCGCATTCATGTGTTCAGCTCCATGACGGCCGATCAGATTGTGCTGACGGATTCGAGCAGCCTTGGCGTGCAGTCACTCAAAGGGTACCTTCAGTACGCCCAAACCGGTCAACTGATTGGTCAAGATGGCATCCAGCAAGGCCAGCCCGACAGTGATTTTGAAATTGCTGTGATGGACGCACTGGCCCAGCACGGTTTTGAGTGTGTCCCTCAAGTCGGCGTGGCGGGATTTTATATTGATATCGCGGTGCGCGATCCGGGTATGCCTGGGCGTTATCTGATGGGGATTGAATGTGATGGGGCGACGTATCACAGCAGCCGTTCGACCCGAGACCGAGATCGAGTTCGACAAGGCGTACTTGAGGGGTTGGGGTGGACCATTCGCCGCATCTGGTCTACCGACTGGTTTAAGCATCCTCATGCGGAGCTCAAACCGATCATCGAGGAACTAAAAGCTAAGGCGACAGCATCTAACTCTCGAGAAGAGTATGTTGGGGAAATGCAAGAGCCCTACTTTGCTGAGGCAGTGCCTGAGGAGAGGTCTGAGCCAGTTGCCGAAACTTTGAAAGAGGCGTTGGTGCGATACCGAGATCAAGTGATTGCGAGGAAGTATCCGAAGACGGATCCCAACCAACGCTTATTGCGACCGGATATGATAGAGCACCTAGTGTTGGACAGGCCTATGACACGTGAGGAGTTTTCTCTCGATATCCC
Above is a window of Vibrio tubiashii DNA encoding:
- a CDS encoding RDD family protein → MDEQSTLKVGDRYQYAGFWSRVGAAVIDTVILCVLTYPILVAVYGWAYFESDAVIQGGTDFVLSWLFPLIAVLSFWVYRQATPGKMAIRAKIVDANTGDKPSLRQYLIRYLGYIVATLPLGLGILWVAWDKRKQGWHDKLANTVVIGDKERTAEVAFSSNSDT
- a CDS encoding glycine betaine ABC transporter substrate-binding protein, giving the protein MNNQKTRREILKYMAATAITSASISKAQSNDKINPIKQGSPIVKLGVTDLSFHRVTGAVVAHVMNLLGKQVVRSYDLHEENFNRLKNGYVDFVSSAWLPHSHGIYKSSVEENIATLELGLHYEPYAFWGVPDYVPINELESIEDLTKPKVIAKMRPIIQGIGEGAGITRFSKNIMKEYNLTPHGYEFKTGTQADCISAFEDAVSVKDWVIVPLWHPQFLHHQYRIRELKDPKKLLGGKDRAVLLARKDSLYLHFSPQEISVLDNIHLTNDIISEIDYSVNRLNLTEDEAAKKWLQENTEYLSKWLEPLG
- the hhe gene encoding DUF4011 domain-containing anti-phage protein Hhe, coding for MSNTLKTLLIDALEALVELHHDDPIMLAQIDAELAGRSSRQRNSALRARIQALISSRTVTEPQAPTPLLTPTSMPCQRAYRDAPIAYPDHFMGSAFETMRQKLLDISGSRSRLLNLDQTSRAFVRVVDELPDELAKRLLSEQSMQLTPVPEPTLDELIAHGYVQWDDAQGKYLQNKKPPEAKEWAGLLGIDHQYTLPMPDARAKDGRHSDGYLQSLLFEAPLHRAVKKLASEAKTAIEETGNNILFLCLGFLEWVDQADSSKPRLAPLYMLPVSIEKDYRKGVVTYHIQYNGEDIIQNLILHEKLLQEFGLTLPDLVDPDNEDRLLTPEEYFEAVSALLARKHNDVVVREWAVRRYATLATLSLGKLLMYRDLDPRNWPDGADNLLEHDVIRRFFYDGELTASDGMGTQGNGRDDSYVLDDVADLHDDFPMIEDADSSQMSVVIDALNGKNLVVEGPPGTGKSQTITNLIAAALSQKKSVLFVAEKQAALEVVKRRMDKTGLGDFCLDLHSDKAKKRLVLDEFKQRLSNAPHFHYSHSEYGREVERYERAREKLQCYVQWINREWKQTGLTIHEILMAATRYQEAVSPLKFNDVAPESLTGDQFSVGALDDKLEQLEVFYDYLSRVSQQLPDAGNWASHPWFGVENKALSGHDPDQVCQVLAQWNDALMVWRDRLVDVTHQHHLTIQPHLSLTELDALITQWCAIPLPHRHTDIPALAKLTVSTSEALDAFVAQHQQAAQWYGELSGTFTSGLVNDLACIDEVEAALRGLAQLGVDTQTHFDDLARALTQLAEMMERLGHIETSYRELSPHLPEAIQPLLATHWSGLKELETFLSLAASLPAQHLGARDALFDNEALPEFMRSFVEEHHALVTQGNALAQTFLIDALPCVELLQQYAAELAQTTWWSWLQPSWRATQQAVRQFTRAATFEPHAMATQLSAAADWSARRTGFAEDTRNNQLLKQHFHGLDTDVDLVSTMALWYQRVRTEYGIGFGQRVALAQALFTLPVEVFRGLQSLYEHGLVIELEALRKARQRLASVLTSVECLTQSEIVLGAEPYPLTQLHESFSHQLALCQHYLLDAGLSQSQLRAQIKVCQSLRDLLDDMPDHDVCAPIFSEPLDLSVTKTGSTPVGLEVITDTLSYAAKVKRVCGQGQIAALIQRQSDPQSIHALQALGETLAQEWRQVLDAEAQFIALTGAQRACWLQHSGDGLSAVIERNQRALHSEQWLDGWLKYLFAKQRMETGGYRLLNRYLSQQPHSITFAQDAMKFATYQCLAREIYQTQPELSQMSGHEQTALQQQFAKYDEQLKVWQRRRVAARAADRPVPAGTRGAKASSYSEQALLQREIDKKTRHISIRNLVTRAGRAMLALKPCFMMSPMAVAKYLPPGQLDFDLVIMDEASQVKPQDALSCFARGKQIVVVGDSKQLPPTAFFEKSLSNDVNAHGDETGVIDEAESILDAVSAYFDKRQLRWHYRSRHGSLIEFSNHKFYHGNLVVFPSPYDQCEDYGIKFHLIGEGRFINNVNQGEAHEVVAAIKTHLMQRPHESLGIVAMNSKQRDLIEANLESAIHQDPSLRAAYLANLKSDDPLFIKNLENVQGDERDVIFISFTYGPQEIGATDIPQRFGPINGASGWRRLNVLFTRAKQRIHVFSSMTADQIVLTDSSSLGVQSLKGYLQYAQTGQLIGQDGIQQGQPDSDFEIAVMDALAQHGFECVPQVGVAGFYIDIAVRDPGMPGRYLMGIECDGATYHSSRSTRDRDRVRQGVLEGLGWTIRRIWSTDWFKHPHAELKPIIEELKAKATASNSREEYVGEMQEPYFAEAVPEERSEPVAETLKEALVRYRDQVIARKYPKTDPNQRLLRPDMIEHLVLDRPMTREEFSLDIPGYLREHTCSKEAGDYLDDVLEIIMDYESIEAF